One genomic window of Streptomyces sp. NBC_01276 includes the following:
- a CDS encoding MFS transporter → MSGGTGRPDRDRDRERDQGPVKLSRNRDFTVFWLGQALSVLGGSVSLLALPLLVFDATGDVGQLGLLTAVSGATGILTGTFAGSVVDRTDRRRLMIGCDLLRAVLLCALPLLWAVTPRIWVLYVLTVPVAVLKTLFDVAYVTAVPGLVPPRDLTAANGRLMSTFAFGTLLGPVAAGLITTGAGAGWALAVDGATFAVSAVTLRWVRFGRHGDGEHRPAAGGGFRERFLAGFRFLWAQPVLRSLTVLLTLLTFVTMGATDLLIFRVRHDLGRSAATLGYVIAVSGLGAVAAAFAAGRLRRALGFGTCWLGSVALIALAVVVTGVSGSVPVVAGAAVVFMFGLTLGGVCSMTLRQEITPEPLLGRVTSAFWTVHNAAGPVGAAVLTLLARRHGVPAVSLAAGALCLLILGAGLLTPLRGSRPGPGGTPPEATGARPGRGSGIASP, encoded by the coding sequence GTGAGCGGGGGCACCGGCCGACCGGATCGGGATCGGGATCGGGAACGGGATCAGGGGCCGGTCAAGCTGAGCCGGAACAGGGACTTCACCGTCTTCTGGCTCGGCCAGGCCCTGTCCGTGCTCGGCGGCTCCGTCTCCCTGCTGGCGCTGCCCCTGCTGGTCTTCGACGCCACCGGAGACGTGGGCCAGCTCGGGCTGCTCACCGCCGTCTCCGGGGCCACCGGGATCCTCACCGGCACCTTCGCGGGCTCCGTGGTCGACCGGACCGACCGGCGGCGGCTGATGATCGGGTGCGACCTGCTGCGGGCCGTCCTGCTCTGCGCGCTGCCCCTCCTCTGGGCGGTCACCCCGCGGATCTGGGTGCTCTACGTCCTGACCGTGCCGGTGGCCGTCCTCAAGACCCTGTTCGACGTGGCGTACGTGACCGCCGTCCCGGGCCTGGTCCCGCCGCGCGACCTGACCGCCGCCAACGGCCGCCTGATGAGCACCTTCGCCTTCGGGACCCTCCTCGGGCCGGTGGCCGCCGGGCTGATCACCACCGGCGCCGGCGCCGGCTGGGCGCTCGCCGTGGACGGGGCCACCTTCGCCGTCTCGGCCGTCACCCTGCGGTGGGTGCGCTTCGGCCGCCACGGCGACGGGGAACACCGCCCGGCCGCGGGCGGCGGCTTCCGGGAGAGGTTCCTCGCCGGGTTCCGCTTCCTGTGGGCGCAGCCCGTGCTGCGCTCCCTGACCGTCCTGCTGACCCTCCTCACCTTCGTCACCATGGGCGCCACCGACCTGCTGATCTTCCGCGTCCGGCACGACCTCGGCCGCTCCGCCGCCACCCTCGGCTACGTGATCGCCGTCAGCGGCCTCGGCGCCGTCGCCGCCGCCTTCGCGGCCGGGCGGCTGCGCCGCGCCCTGGGCTTCGGCACCTGCTGGCTGGGCTCCGTCGCGCTGATCGCTCTGGCCGTCGTGGTCACCGGGGTCAGCGGGAGCGTGCCGGTGGTCGCGGGGGCGGCCGTGGTGTTCATGTTCGGGCTCACCCTCGGCGGGGTCTGCTCCATGACCCTGCGCCAGGAGATCACCCCCGAACCGCTGCTGGGTCGGGTCACCTCCGCGTTCTGGACGGTGCACAACGCCGCCGGGCCGGTCGGGGCGGCCGTGCTGACCCTGCTCGCCCGCCGGCACGGGGTACCGGCGGTGAGCCTGGCCGCCGGTGCCCTGTGCCTGCTGATCCTCGGCGCCGGGCTGCTGACCCCGCTGCGCGGCAGCCGTCCCGGCCCCGGGGGCACGCCTCCGGAGGCCACGGGCGCGCGCCCGGGACGCGGGTCCGGGATCGCGAGCCCTTAG
- a CDS encoding PaaI family thioesterase → MTLTPADADKILHDNFAPWVLALGLTVEETGERHAVLRLPWSETLARDGGGLSGQALMAAADTATVIAISAARGAYGPMTTVQQSTSFQRPVTGSDVLIDVRITKLGKRMAFADITMTPDGGREPAAKASTVYALLG, encoded by the coding sequence GTGACGCTGACACCGGCAGACGCGGACAAGATCCTCCACGACAACTTCGCCCCCTGGGTGCTCGCCCTCGGACTCACCGTCGAGGAGACGGGCGAACGGCACGCCGTCCTGCGGCTGCCCTGGTCCGAGACCCTGGCCCGGGACGGCGGCGGACTCAGCGGCCAGGCCCTGATGGCCGCCGCCGATACCGCCACCGTCATCGCGATCAGCGCCGCGCGCGGCGCGTACGGCCCGATGACCACCGTCCAGCAGTCGACGAGCTTCCAGCGGCCCGTGACCGGCTCCGACGTGCTGATCGACGTACGGATCACGAAACTCGGCAAGCGGATGGCCTTCGCCGACATCACCATGACCCCCGACGGCGGCCGGGAACCCGCCGCCAAGGCCTCCACCGTCTACGCCCTGCTCGGGTGA
- a CDS encoding FAD-dependent oxidoreductase: MSPYPHLLSPLDLGFTTLPNRVIMGSMHTGLEEHAGGFERLAAFYAERARGGAGLIVTGGIAPNDAGRPFEGGSRLTTEEEAAEHRVITDAVHAEGGKIAMQILHFGRYAYHKDLVAPSAIQAPISPFVPNELTDIEVERTVEDFVRAARLAKLAGYDGVEIMGSEGYLVNEFIAAATNKRTDRWGGAYENRVRFPLEIVRRTRAAVGEDFILIYRLSMLDLIPGGSTLDEVVHLAKEIEAAGATIINTGIGWHEARIPTIATSVPRGAYTWVTKRLMGAVSVPLVTSNRINTPEIAEEILADGRADLVSLARPFLADADFVAKAAAGSPETINTCIGCNQACLDHTFSGKITSCLVNPRACHETELVLSPTRTKKRVAVVGAGPAGLACAVSAAGRGHAVTLFEASGHIGGQLDVARRIPGKEEFEETIRYFGNQLTASGVEVRLDTRADVESLTGYDEVVIATGVTPRTPAIEGVERDGVVSYLDVLRDGVPVGERVAVVGAGGIGFDVAEFLTDSGEGASQDPAVYFRHWGVDTAYAGPGGLTAPERPAAPRRVTLLQRKTTKVGAGLGTTTGWIHRAELKHRGVVSVAGTTYERIDDEGLHITVDGEPHLVPADTVVLCTGQEPRRELHEALRAAGIEAHLIGGADVAAELDAKRAIRQGTELAARL; encoded by the coding sequence ATGAGCCCGTACCCGCACCTGCTGAGCCCGCTCGACCTCGGGTTCACCACCCTGCCGAACCGCGTGATCATGGGCTCGATGCACACGGGCCTCGAAGAGCACGCGGGCGGCTTCGAGCGCCTCGCGGCCTTCTACGCCGAGCGCGCCCGCGGCGGCGCCGGTCTGATCGTCACCGGCGGCATCGCCCCCAACGACGCGGGCCGTCCCTTCGAGGGCGGATCCCGCCTCACCACCGAGGAGGAGGCCGCCGAGCACCGGGTGATCACCGACGCCGTGCACGCCGAGGGCGGGAAGATCGCGATGCAGATCCTCCACTTCGGCCGCTACGCCTACCACAAGGACCTGGTCGCCCCCAGCGCCATCCAGGCCCCCATCAGCCCCTTCGTCCCGAACGAGCTGACCGACATCGAGGTCGAGCGCACCGTCGAGGACTTCGTCCGCGCCGCCCGCCTCGCCAAGCTCGCCGGCTACGACGGCGTCGAGATCATGGGCTCCGAGGGCTACCTGGTCAACGAGTTCATCGCCGCCGCCACCAACAAGCGCACCGACCGCTGGGGCGGTGCCTACGAGAACCGCGTGCGCTTCCCGCTGGAGATCGTCCGCCGCACCCGCGCCGCCGTCGGCGAGGACTTCATCCTCATCTACCGCCTCTCGATGCTCGACCTGATCCCCGGCGGCTCCACCCTCGACGAGGTCGTCCACCTCGCCAAGGAGATCGAGGCCGCCGGTGCCACGATCATCAACACCGGCATCGGCTGGCACGAGGCCCGCATCCCCACCATCGCCACCTCCGTCCCGCGCGGCGCCTACACCTGGGTCACCAAGCGGCTGATGGGCGCGGTCTCCGTACCCCTCGTCACCAGCAACCGCATCAACACCCCCGAGATCGCCGAGGAGATCCTCGCCGACGGCCGCGCCGACCTGGTCTCGCTGGCCCGCCCCTTCCTCGCCGATGCCGACTTCGTCGCCAAGGCCGCGGCCGGCAGCCCCGAGACCATCAACACCTGCATCGGCTGCAACCAGGCCTGCCTCGACCACACCTTCAGCGGCAAGATCACCAGCTGCCTGGTCAACCCGCGCGCCTGCCACGAGACCGAACTCGTGCTCTCCCCGACCCGGACGAAGAAGCGCGTCGCCGTCGTCGGTGCCGGTCCGGCCGGGCTCGCCTGCGCCGTCTCCGCCGCCGGACGCGGCCACGCCGTCACCCTCTTCGAGGCCTCCGGCCACATCGGCGGTCAGCTCGACGTCGCCCGCCGGATCCCGGGCAAGGAGGAGTTCGAGGAGACCATCCGCTACTTCGGCAACCAGCTGACGGCGAGCGGCGTCGAGGTCCGCCTCGACACCCGCGCCGACGTCGAGAGCCTGACCGGCTACGACGAGGTGGTCATCGCCACCGGCGTCACCCCGCGCACCCCCGCCATCGAGGGCGTCGAGCGGGACGGGGTCGTCAGCTACCTCGACGTCCTGCGCGACGGCGTCCCCGTCGGCGAACGCGTCGCCGTCGTCGGCGCCGGGGGCATCGGCTTCGACGTCGCCGAGTTCCTCACCGACAGCGGCGAAGGCGCCTCCCAGGACCCCGCCGTCTACTTCCGGCACTGGGGCGTCGACACCGCGTACGCCGGTCCCGGCGGGCTCACCGCCCCCGAGCGGCCCGCGGCCCCGCGCCGGGTGACCCTCCTGCAGCGCAAGACCACCAAGGTCGGCGCCGGCCTCGGCACCACCACCGGCTGGATCCACCGCGCGGAGCTCAAGCACCGCGGGGTGGTCTCCGTCGCCGGCACGACCTACGAGCGGATCGACGACGAGGGCCTGCACATCACCGTCGACGGCGAGCCGCACCTGGTCCCCGCCGACACCGTCGTGCTGTGCACCGGACAGGAGCCGCGCCGCGAGCTCCACGAGGCACTGCGCGCCGCCGGGATCGAGGCCCACCTGATCGGCGGCGCCGACGTGGCCGCCGAGCTCGACGCCAAGCGGGCCATCCGCCAGGGCACGGAGCTCGCCGCGCGCCTCTGA
- a CDS encoding alpha/beta fold hydrolase: MIDRHTVTVNGIRLSYEVSGPPDGDPLLLLPALGERAGDWAPVREVLDRERRVYAVDLRGHGHSDRPGAYSLELMRDDVIGLLDALGLDRVDLVGHSMGGVVAHLVAQTRPWRVVRLVLEDAPAPLPREAPAPVRPEGELPFDWDMVLAVRAELDRPDPAWLAGLGRITAPTLVVAGGPTSHVPAEGAAELVRRIPDARLRTIPVGHLIHAAAPREFTAVVAEFLRELPDAETARRWLAEDGITQTGEDTWYDAEPPAATLTRDDVAEGLGCMAFTDEELDAAGRLRVAMGLMEVLGDHVLVIGQIHQAHTGADGPLPAEALWGGYRRRLEAVPECEALLCSLWYTWFEDHGTSAEAFAEVLGEDRERLVPGAPEPLLRRARRVLENSGPVPWDAKAPTLRAAADVPGLRRAVFRALLLGYHDVYGDLDPAGALVLLDRLELPAGTPHAAPLRTVLAAGHRNRRHDPEVWRAAAGTGGGATGRSSGTPPAP, translated from the coding sequence ATGATCGATCGGCACACGGTGACGGTGAACGGGATACGCCTGTCGTACGAGGTCTCCGGCCCTCCGGACGGCGACCCGCTGCTCCTGCTGCCCGCGCTGGGCGAACGCGCCGGCGACTGGGCCCCCGTACGGGAGGTCCTCGACCGGGAGCGCCGGGTGTACGCCGTGGACCTGCGCGGGCACGGCCACAGCGACCGGCCCGGCGCGTACTCCCTGGAACTCATGCGGGACGACGTCATCGGCCTCCTCGACGCCCTCGGCCTGGACCGGGTGGACCTGGTCGGCCACTCCATGGGCGGGGTCGTGGCCCACCTCGTCGCGCAGACGCGGCCCTGGCGGGTGGTCCGGCTGGTCCTGGAGGACGCCCCCGCGCCGCTGCCCCGGGAGGCGCCCGCACCGGTCCGCCCCGAGGGGGAGCTGCCCTTCGACTGGGACATGGTGCTCGCGGTCCGGGCCGAGCTCGACCGGCCGGACCCCGCCTGGCTGGCGGGCCTGGGGCGGATCACGGCCCCGACCCTCGTGGTGGCGGGCGGCCCGACGAGCCACGTACCGGCGGAGGGCGCCGCCGAACTGGTCCGCCGCATCCCCGACGCCCGCCTGCGCACCATCCCGGTGGGACACCTGATCCACGCCGCGGCACCCCGTGAATTCACCGCGGTGGTCGCGGAGTTCCTCAGGGAGCTCCCGGACGCCGAAACGGCCCGGCGGTGGCTGGCCGAGGACGGCATCACCCAGACCGGCGAGGACACCTGGTACGACGCCGAGCCCCCGGCCGCCACGCTGACCCGCGACGACGTCGCCGAGGGCCTCGGCTGCATGGCGTTCACCGACGAGGAACTCGACGCGGCCGGCCGGCTGCGCGTGGCCATGGGGCTGATGGAGGTGCTCGGCGACCACGTCCTGGTGATCGGGCAGATCCACCAGGCCCACACCGGCGCCGACGGCCCGCTTCCCGCGGAGGCGCTGTGGGGCGGCTACCGGCGCCGGCTGGAGGCCGTCCCGGAGTGCGAGGCCCTCCTCTGTTCCCTCTGGTACACCTGGTTCGAGGACCACGGGACCTCGGCGGAAGCCTTCGCCGAGGTCCTCGGCGAAGACCGCGAGCGGCTGGTGCCCGGGGCGCCGGAGCCGCTGCTGCGCCGGGCCCGCCGGGTCCTGGAGAACTCCGGCCCGGTCCCGTGGGACGCCAAGGCCCCCACCCTCCGGGCCGCCGCGGACGTCCCCGGGCTGCGCCGCGCGGTCTTCCGCGCCCTCCTGCTCGGCTATCACGACGTCTACGGGGACCTCGACCCGGCCGGGGCGCTCGTCCTGCTCGACCGGCTGGAACTCCCGGCCGGCACCCCGCACGCGGCACCGCTGCGCACCGTACTGGCCGCCGGACACCGCAACCGCCGCCACGATCCGGAGGTCTGGAGGGCCGCCGCGGGCACCGGCGGAGGTGCTACAGGTCGATCGAGCGGAACTCCTCCAGCACCGTGA
- a CDS encoding GNAT family N-acetyltransferase: MNEIDTAPDRDAWRADFEARVLAGYRAAGCSDPLARALLERVVRGIDDWTVATDGTGWIAVELSGGTGGTGGTGDDGGAGGSGATVGRIHDLTAAQGRPWAERWCAERGAERVEVRLTGGPGAFADYPLRGRNMMRAAAERPELPTGLTVRLLTEEEYPGWLAGEQAAYVADIVRSGALTPDQAKAKSDEDFARYLPQGYRTPDQTFYAMEAEGQVIGTGWVNHGFLPGVTFGFSLEVYEEHRGRGYGRAAMAVGEWATRQGGDEAMMLNVFGGNEVAMRLYDSAGFTVLEEFRSIDL, encoded by the coding sequence ATGAACGAGATCGACACAGCCCCCGACCGGGACGCGTGGCGCGCCGACTTCGAGGCCCGCGTCCTGGCCGGGTACCGGGCCGCCGGATGCTCGGATCCACTGGCCCGGGCCCTGCTGGAGCGGGTGGTACGGGGGATCGACGACTGGACCGTGGCCACGGACGGCACCGGCTGGATCGCGGTCGAGCTGAGCGGCGGCACCGGCGGCACCGGCGGCACCGGGGACGACGGGGGAGCCGGGGGATCCGGGGCGACGGTCGGCCGGATCCACGACCTGACGGCGGCGCAGGGGCGGCCGTGGGCCGAGCGGTGGTGCGCCGAGCGGGGCGCGGAGCGGGTGGAGGTGCGCCTCACGGGCGGTCCGGGAGCGTTCGCCGACTACCCCCTCCGGGGGCGGAACATGATGCGCGCCGCAGCCGAACGGCCCGAGCTGCCGACGGGCCTGACGGTCCGCCTGCTCACCGAGGAGGAGTACCCGGGCTGGTTGGCCGGGGAGCAGGCCGCGTACGTCGCGGACATCGTCCGGTCCGGCGCGCTGACCCCGGACCAGGCGAAGGCGAAGTCCGACGAGGACTTCGCCCGCTACCTCCCCCAGGGTTACCGGACCCCGGATCAGACCTTCTACGCGATGGAGGCCGAGGGACAGGTGATCGGCACCGGCTGGGTGAACCACGGTTTCCTGCCGGGCGTGACCTTCGGCTTCTCACTGGAGGTCTACGAGGAGCACCGCGGCCGGGGTTACGGCCGGGCCGCGATGGCCGTCGGTGAGTGGGCCACCCGGCAGGGCGGCGACGAGGCGATGATGCTCAACGTCTTCGGCGGCAACGAGGTCGCGATGCGGCTGTACGACAGCGCCGGCTTCACGGTGCTGGAGGAGTTCCGCTCGATCGACCTGTAG